A section of the Acropora muricata isolate sample 2 chromosome 4, ASM3666990v1, whole genome shotgun sequence genome encodes:
- the LOC136913837 gene encoding uncharacterized protein produces the protein MVENGARHPLASTDQLYIPRSSGGRGLKSVESEYKLIKIKAAVKLCANTDPTLKLVREFEERAVEKGRRSMLKDASGFARELGIELELEHPEPVGRTESGELIDKKKIGVFAKKALNTKRRQGIEEQSWQGKLVANRWQDEQLDRSCFSLLCEWRTAPTYTIAAIEELYQQLLPTKVYSTKKAKTSGDSDVRCRLCGKGQESVAHVLAGCSALAQTAYLTRHNAAFKILFFELLKDHGLVETVPPWYSPTQPKPIYEGNRVTAYWDVPVFADQTEVRANRIDGRIVNKVRKTVTLLEMSCPWVDNRDHKDEEKTMKYGPLRLELKRQHPGFNIVQYNIIIDVLGGYSKDLKKSVRELVGSERSTAVLGRMQKSVVSSSLKIARSLKIMG, from the coding sequence ATGGTAGAGAATGGTGCGAGACATCCCTTGGCTTCCACAGACCAGCTTTACATCCCTAGGAGCTCAGGTGGACGAGGACTCAAGTCAGTAGAATCTGAGTATAAATTAATTAAGATCAAGGCTGCGGTTAAACTGTGTGCAAATACAGACCCAACGTTAAAGCTGGTACGAGAGTTTGAAGAGAGGGCTGTCGAAAAGGGGCGACGTTCTATGCTGAAGGACGCGAGCGGTTTCGCAAGGGAGCTTGGGATTGAGCTCGAATTAGAACACCCAGAGCCAGTTGGCCGGACAGAAAGCGGGGAACTGATTGATAAAAAGAAGATcggagtgtttgctaagaaagCCTTGAACACTAAGCGTCGCCAGGGGATCGAAGAACAGAGTTGGCAAGGCAAGTTAGTGGCCAATCGGTGGCAAGATGAGCAGCTCGACAGGAGCTGTTTCTCACTATTGTGTGAATGGAGAACTGCTCCCACGTACACAATAGCAGCAATTGAGGAGTTATACCAACAGCTCCTCCCGACAAAGGTCTATAGCACTAAAAAAGCTAAGACAAGCGGTGACTCGGATGTGAGGTGTCGACTATGCGGGAAGGGACAGGAGAGTGTGGCACATGTACTAGCAGGGTGTAGTGCGCTTGCTCAGACTGCGTACCTTACTAGGCACAACGCAGCATTTAAGATCCTCTTTTTCGAGCTATTGAAGGATCATGGGCTTGTTGAGACGGTACCTCCATGGTattcacccacccaacccaaacCTATCTATGAGGGAAACAGGGTGACGGCTTACTGGGATGTTCCAGTTTTTGCAGACCAGACGGAAGTCAGGGCCAACAGGATAGACGGTCGGATCGTGAACAAGGTGCGCAAGACGGTAACACtactggagatgagctgcccatgggtaGACAATCGGGACCACAAAGACGAggagaagaccatgaagtacGGCCCGCTTCGTCTAGAGCTCAAGAGACAGCACCCGGGTTTTAACATCGTtcagtacaacatcatcattgatgtcttaggagggtacTCGAAAGACCTCAAGAAGAGTGTCAGGGAGCTTGTTGGATCAGAAAGGAGTACAGCGGTGTTAGGCAGAATGCAGAAGTCAGTAGTCAGCAGTTCACTCAAGattgcaagatctttgaaaataatgggttga